The Spirochaeta cellobiosiphila DSM 17781 DNA segment TTTGGAATCAGGAACTTCCACCATTTGTATCTGAGGCGAACAGGAGGCCACCTCAGATAACATAGTCTTTAGCTCTTCTTGTTTGTCATGCTTGCTAGAATAGAGCTGAAGAGTGATGGAGGATTCCAAACTTTGAAAGTGGACTTTTAATTGATCCATTAATTCTTGCTTCATGTTGACCTCCTATAGCTGTTTAATTAAATCTTACCAACCAAATCTAAGCCCGGTTCAAGAGTCGCTTCTCCTGGCTTCCAGCTAGAAGGACAGACTTCATTAGGATGGGCAGCTATGAATTGTGCGGCCTGTACTTTCCGCATTAATTCATCTGCATTACGACCAATTCCATTGTCATTGATTTCTGCTAATTTGATCTGACCTTCAGGATTAACAAGGAAAGTTCCCCTGTAAGCAAGTCCTTCTTCTTCGATAAAAACACCAAATGCTTTTGACAGAACTGTTGCGGGATCAGCTAACATAGGATACTGAATCTTCCCAACAGTATCAGAAGTGTCGTGCCATGCTTTGTGGACAAAATGTGTGTCTGTACTTACAGAATAGATTTCCACACCCATCTTTTGAAATTCATCATACTTGTCAGCCATTTCTCCTAATTCTGTAGGACAAACAAAAGAAAAGTCTGCTGGGTAGAAAAAGAATATAGCCCAATTACCGAGGACATCCTTGTCGGTAAAAGTTTTGAATTCTCCTTTGTGATAGGCTTGAACAGTAAACTCTGTTAATGTTTGATTAATGATCGTTTCCATGTGAACTCCTCTTTAATTAATTGATGATTCATATTTATCATTTCTTAAAAAGCTTGTGAAATCGTTTATTTTTATCAGTTTATTCGATATTATCTATCAATAAGGAAATACTATGAATCTAAGAGACATTGAATATTTCGTGGCTGTAGCGAAGTCCGGTCATTTTAGAATAGCTGCAGAAGAATGCTATGTTAGCCAACCGACCTTAAGTGGACAAATAAAAAAATTAGAAGAAGAATTAGGAAGTTCACTCTTTGAAAGGAATACCCGTTCTGTCATTCTTACAGCCTTTGGTGAGGAAGCCTTACCCATTGCAAAAAAGATATTAGCCAATGTGCAAGAACTGCAAAGCTGTGCGGAATCGCTAAAAGACCCCTATCAGGGAATCCTGAAAATCGGCATCTTCCCCACTCTGGGACCTTGGTTATTCCCCCGCCTAAGCGAGCCTATTACTGAAGAGTTTCCCCATGTTCAGGTTCACCTATTGGAAGAGCAGAGTAACTATCTCATTCAAAAACTTCAGAATGGTGAATTGGACATAGCCTTTCTTGCTCTTCCTCAAGACATCCCGGGAATGAAAGAAATCCCTTTGTTCTCAGAAAGTTTCTGGGCTGCCTTTCCAGAAAAGCAT contains these protein-coding regions:
- the ahpC gene encoding alkyl hydroperoxide reductase subunit C yields the protein METIINQTLTEFTVQAYHKGEFKTFTDKDVLGNWAIFFFYPADFSFVCPTELGEMADKYDEFQKMGVEIYSVSTDTHFVHKAWHDTSDTVGKIQYPMLADPATVLSKAFGVFIEEEGLAYRGTFLVNPEGQIKLAEINDNGIGRNADELMRKVQAAQFIAAHPNEVCPSSWKPGEATLEPGLDLVGKI
- a CDS encoding LysR substrate-binding domain-containing protein, giving the protein MNLRDIEYFVAVAKSGHFRIAAEECYVSQPTLSGQIKKLEEELGSSLFERNTRSVILTAFGEEALPIAKKILANVQELQSCAESLKDPYQGILKIGIFPTLGPWLFPRLSEPITEEFPHVQVHLLEEQSNYLIQKLQNGELDIAFLALPQDIPGMKEIPLFSESFWAAFPEKHSWSQKEEIYPDDLNGENMLLLNDGHCFRDQAIEICYRYGAEERKQFRATGIETLRQMVRMGSGITLIPRMAIPDFPEKGIRYKEVSGADFKRNIGLFYRTTHPKSLLIEDLAKLIKGICGIELPVKSI